Proteins from a genomic interval of Arthrobacter sp. CAN_C5:
- a CDS encoding DUF4282 domain-containing protein, with product MVIIAITCLLFVVVSFQQSALFGLLVMLVLGPLFGLLYLVLARVGLESLIASIRTAENTGELVRRAGNAGPGNADPGAMTMPGYPPINGDSSM from the coding sequence ATGGTCATCATTGCGATCACCTGCCTGCTGTTCGTCGTCGTCAGCTTCCAGCAGAGCGCGTTGTTCGGGCTGCTCGTGATGTTGGTCCTCGGACCGCTCTTCGGGCTTCTCTACCTCGTGCTGGCACGGGTCGGCCTCGAATCGTTGATCGCCTCGATCCGGACCGCTGAGAACACCGGCGAACTTGTCCGCCGCGCGGGCAACGCGGGACCGGGCAACGCTGATCCAGGCGCCATGACCATGCCTGGCTATCCGCCGATCAACGGTGACTCTTCAATGTAG